TTTAATTAGTAATTTAATTTTCAAAAACAGACAATTAGTAAACATTTTTTAAAACGACAATTATCATTATTTATTTTTTAATAATTTTATTTTGAATATTATTGTTTGTAATTAAATTATTAACGGTGAATTTTAACTATCTTATTGAAATGGCACGACTATTGTTATCTCATGGTTATCTTTAATAAATTTATTAAAAAATATTTCGTGACGAACTTCAAATCAGCAAGTATTTAAAATAGCATTATTATATTTATTCAATTAGCTTAAAAATGAAATATAAATATAAAATACCAATTCGGAGTTTGAAATGAATATTGCCATTGGCTGCGATGACGCAGCGGTAGAACTAAAAAACACATTAGCAAAACATTTAGAATCTCTCGGTTATGAATATACAGATTATAGCCAGCCAGCAGAAGATGAATCCAATTTATATGCCGATGTGGCTGCAAGAGTTGCATATTCTGTGGCAGAACATAAACATGAACGAGGGATCATTATTTGTGGTACTGGAATCGGAGTCTCAATAATGGCGAATAAGGTCCCTGGGATTCGGGCAGCTCTTTGCCATGATGTCTTTTCGGCCATAAGAGCTCGCAAAAGTAATGGCGCTCAAATCATCACGATGGGCGCTAGAGTCATTGGTTCTGAACTAGCAAAAACCATCTTAGAAAACTGGTTGCAAGCCGATCAAATTGATCCCTCCTCCTTACCCAAAGTTCAAAGAATCAACGAAATTGAAGATTCTATTTTGTCTAAATCGGAGTAATGACAATGAGAGTACCTAAGAAATTATTAAATGACCCTCAAAATGTTGCCGTTGAACAATTTGAAGGCTTTATAGCCGCCACGAATAAGGACTTACAACAAGTAGGTTCGCTCACTGCAGCTGTAAGAAAGAACTTTAACTCGAGTAAAGTTGCTGTTGTTACAGGCGGAGGTGCTGGTCACGAGCCTATGTATGGCGGTTACGTAGGGCAAGGTTTAGCAGATGCGGTTGCAACAGGTGATGTTTTCGCAGCACCAACACCAGACGTCATTTATGAAACCACGATGGCATTGGAGCCTTCAAACGGTGTCCTTTTTGTTTATGGCAATTATGCTGGCGATAATATGAACTTTGATATCGCTGCAGAATTATTAGAAGATGAAGATATCCCATCTCACACTATCAGAATAAATGATGATGTCATCTCCGCCTCCGATGAAAACAGAGTAGAACGCAGAGGGATAGCCGGAGCGCTTTTTGTTTTAAAAGCAGCTGGTGCGGCATCAGAGTTACATGACAATTTTGATGATGTTGTAAAGGCAACTGAAAAAGCACTACAACATACCGCTTCTGTTGGTGTTGCATTAGGTCCTTGCGCAATTCCACGCAATAACACATTTAATTTTGAAATAGCCGACGACGAAATAGAAATAGGTATGGGCTTGCACGGTGAACCCGGTGTAGGCAAAACCAAAATTTCAAATGCCGATGAAACCGTATATGAACTTATGGATCGCCTCAATGAAGAACTAGAACTTCAAAGTGGTAACGAAGTTTGTGTGTTGGTAAACAACCTTGGCGCATCAACTCAAATGGAACTTTTAATAGCAAACCGCGCTGTTAATCAATATCTTGCAGAAAAAAACATCACTGTACATGACTGTCTTGTTGGGGGTTACTGTACGTCTTTAGAAATGTCTGGCTACTCTATCTCTCTATTCAAATTAGATGCTGAACTAAAAAAACTTTATGACACACCTTGCAACTCTTTCGCCTTGAGGAAATAACTATGAATAATCGTGACACGACTAGAATGATGGCTTTTGTCTCCAAAGGTATGGTTGCAAGCGAACCCATGCTAACCAAATGCGACCAGATTATTGGCGACGGAGATCATGGCTTGGGAATTGAACGTGGCTTCCAAAATGTAGAAATTTACCTTGATGACAACTTTACTGCCAAAGATGTTGGCGATGTTCTTGGCAAGATAGGCATGAAACTTATGTCTACTATGGGAGGTGCGTCTGGAGCTATTTTTGGTACACTCTTTAGATCCGGAGGAAAAGCCATTGCCGGAGAAATCGAACTAACGACTCCAGTATTCGCTCGATTTCTGGAAGCCGGATTAGAAGGTGTATTTAAACGTGGTGGCGCAAGCGAGGGTGACAAAACCATGATTGACGCCCTTGCGCCTGCTATGAGACGCGCAAAAGAATTAGGAGATATGGATTTTCATCAAGCCATCCCCTTAATTTTTGAAAGTGCAGAGCAAGGCGTTGAACAAACCAAAGATATGATCGCTACAACAGGTAAGGCAAAAACACTTGGAGAGCGATCTTTAGGCCACCCAGATCCCGGTGCTATTTCAATGTCACTTATCTTCAAGTTCATGGCTGAATACTCGCAGCTTGAGGTTGCCGCATGAAAAAAATATGGCTCGGTTCCAGTTGGAAAATGAATAAAACTGCTACGGAAGTAGCTGAATTCAACCAACAGATTCAAAACGCGCTCTCTGAAGTACCCCAATCACTTCAAACGTTTTTAATTCCGCCTTTCCCCTATGTCCAAAGCGTAGCAGAGTCGGTTACTCAACACGGAACACGCGTTGGTGTACAAAATATTTGTTGGGCAGAAGCAGGCGCTTTTACTGGAGAGATATCCGCCTCTATGGCGAAAGACATTGGTGCAAGCATTGTCGAAATAGGCCATTCAGAGCGCCGCGCGATGTTTAATGAAACCGACCATAGCGTAAACAAAAAAGTATTAGCCAGTTTAAACTTAGGACTAACGCCACTTATTTGTGTGGGGGATACTTTTGATGAAAAGCAATGGGACGTTTCCAGAGAATCAATTGTTCGACAAGTAAAAATTGCACTCTTTGATGTCAGCATAGATCAGATAGAAAACGTTATCATTGCTTATGAACCGGTGTGGGCTATTGGCGAGAACGGTATCCCAGCAAGTGCAATTGAAGCTGAAGAAGGTTTATCTGCAATAAAGCATGCTTTAGTTACAAAATACGGTGCTGAACTGGCCAACAAAATCGTCTTGCTCTACGGAGGCAGTGTACACCCAGACAACGCCCAAGAACTTATTCAACAACCTAGTATAGATGGCCTATTTGTTGGTCGCTCTGCCTGGGAAGCTAGTGGTTTTGCTAAACTTATCTCGCTTGTTAAACCTTACTGTGAAAGTAAGGAGGAGCAATGAATACCCATTTTTCAGTCAGTACGGTGGCCTATTCAGGTCACCCTATCGAATTGGCACTCGATTCTCTCGCTCGCATTGGTGTAAAAAACATCGAACTCGCTCTAATTCAAGGTGCTATCTATGGACTCACTGAAGACGATGTCTCAATCGAAAATGCCAATGAGATAAAGCAACTATTAGACCAACGAAATATGCAATGTACATCGTTAGCTGCTCATTGCCATATGACAATTGCAAACTGTGACGAACAACTTTACAAACGAGTCCAATTAACCCACTTACTCGACTGTCCACGGCTAATACTTTATGCCCCAAGAGATGGCTCGCTGTTTGAGTTTCAACAACACGCGAAGCGAGCCATTAGCTTTGCAGAGTCAGTTAATGTAAAAATTCTTATCGAAAACGTTGGTGATACCAAGCCATACATGCTTAATGACTCAAATGACTTTATACCTGTTTTACAGCAGTTCGACTCTAGTGCATTAGGCATTAATTTTGACCCTGGTAACTTAGCTTCACACAGACCAAATCACGACCTCTTAAATGAAACATTACGCAGCGTTGATCATGTAGAGCATATTCATATTAAAGATCTTGTTCTTAATAAGGATTCATACGAGTTTTGTTCTATTGGCAAAGGGATATGCCACTACACCGAGTTTTTCTCTCTCACTTGCGACAAGGCGCTACCTTTTTATAGCTTAGAACTGCCGTTTGCTTTAATACGGAATACAGACGGTAGCACGTACCTAAAACCCAAAGATGAATTACTCACGATAGCCGAGATTGAGAGTCGGCTTATTGAGTCTATCTTTGCCTGTAAATCAGAGCCGGTCCCTTTCGCTAACATAGGTTAAATTATGAGCGTAAAATTCAAAATTGTTTCCGCATTTGCCTTATTAATTTCGACTATTGTGTTAGTCATAACACTCTATAGCGATCATAACTTCAAGCAATCTAGCACACACAAAGCGCTCTCTAGCCTTGAGCTAGAAGCAAAGCTAGTATCAAGTTCAGTACAAAATAAAATGTTAAGTTATTATCAAGGGCTAAGGCTTATCAGTGAGACACTGGCAATTGATGAAACTGGCATGCCCATCACGGCACAACTCGCTAACCAATTAATCAAAGTTGAGAAAAACCTCGGGATGTTTGGTGCCGCCTATGCCACTGATGATGGCATAACGTATAAGCCTGAAGGAATTATTCCAAACTTCAACGCGAAACGATTACAGCGAGAATGGTTTGTACGTTCCATGGCAAACCAAAAAAATGTTGCGACGCTTCCCTATGTTAATAACCTAGGAGAGTTAGTCATGTCTTTGTCTGTGCCAGTGAAACGGCTTGGCAAGATTGTCGGCGTGCTCAACGCAAATATTTCTGTGGATGAAATCTCGAGGTCGATAAAAAACGAATCTCAGAATAACCAGGTCTATTTGAGTCGGGCTGACGGCTATGTTTTGGCATCTGGAGACCCTACACAAGTAGGTATTAATTTATTTGAAATCCACCCGAGCTTTCAACAATACATTACCGACAATAGTTCAAGTCATACCTACATGAAAAACAATATTGAACATTATGTTGTCAGCGCAAATGCACCAGAACTTGGGTGGCATGTCTGGTCTTGGGAAACATGGCAAGCCATTAATGCTGATGCTGAAAATAACCTTTTGAAGAGCACATATTTGGCCGTGGTATTGACCATTTTTGCATTATTAGCGACGTACTTTCTTGTGGTTAAGCTAATGTACGTACCAATTGGCGGAGAGCCTAGCGAAATCGAAGAAATGGTAAAGCAAATTGCAAATGGAAATCTGGCAATTGACCTTAATGAATCTATTGAATTGTCTGGCATTCACGCGTCACTACAAAGTATGACAAAGCGTCTCATTGGCAGCGTAGATGATATAAACAAGGCGACTCATGAGTTAATCAATACGGCAAATAGATCGATGGATTCTGCATCAGGGTTAACAACAAGTTCTAACTCACAAATGTTACAGATTGAGCAAACTTCGGCAGCAATGCACGAAATGTCATTAACCGTTGATGAAGTAGCAAACAATGCAGTACAAGCTTCCGTATCCGCAGACCAAGCGAATCAGTTCTCTCAGAATGGGATGGATCTCGTTCAAGACATGAACAAAGACATTAATCACCTTCTATCTGGCATTGAAAAGGTAGCCAACGTAACAAGCGAACTTGAAACTGAAACTCAATCTATTGGCGGAATTTTAGATGTAATTTACGGTATTTCAGAACAAACAAATTTACTCGCGCTAAATGCCGCTATCGAAGCTGCTAGGGCTGGAGAGCATGGCAGAGGTTTTGCTGTGGTTGCCGATGAAGTCAGAAATTTAGCCAACAGGACCAAAGAGAGCACCAATACTATTCAAGACATGATAAGTCGCTTGCAAGAAAAAGCTCAAAATTCGGTGCAACTCATGAGCGTAAATGTTAAAGATACCGAAGTGACCGTTGCTCGTTCTCAAGAAGCAAAAGACGCACTGATTGAAATTCAGAATTCAGTCGCTGTGATCAAAGACATGAACAATCAAATAGCGACAGCAGTTGAACAACAAAGCCATGTAGCCAACGAAATCAATACAAGTATCGTCGCAGTGAATGATCTTGCTCGAGTAAATAATAAACGCTCCACTGACAACAAAGCGCTGGCAGATGACCTTAAAAACATCACCTCTAGGATCAATGAGTCTGTGGCGTTTTTTCAATATTAAACCACCTTGCAATTCTGGCTGCCAAATTTCTAAGCTCATTATCAATAAGCTCATCGTAATTTGGCAGTCAAACCATTTAATCTGTCACTCTGGTTGACCTAGGTATAAATCGGTTAAGTCTATCTAGGCTTCTATTTTTAGAAAAAACAGCTTCTAGCTCTAACTGAAACCCAACATTATACTTATAATCTAACTCTCTAGGGGCATCTACCTGTGGGGTCAAAGAGAGGTAAAGCCAATTACTATAAAGTTTTTGTCTCCAAGATGCCGAAATCCACGAATTAGAAACCTCATCACCTTTATTCGGTTCAATACTCACACCTGTGGAATACTCTAGTAAATGATCGCTGCTAATGCGGTCAAAGTACTTTAACTGAAACAACAGTTCCCAGTTATCATCTTCATATATATATTGTGCACTTGAGCCCACTTTGAAAATCTGAGTATGATCTTCAGCCAAAGCATGATAAAAATTTAGTTCGGTTAAAGAACCAGATCCTAACGAATGATAATAAAATACATCTTGTTTGAACTGTGCGGTCCAGTTTTCTGACAGCTCCCCAACTCTAAGAAGTTCCCCTCGCACAAATGGATCGAAAGGGAGACGAATTTTTACACCCAAATCGAGGTTAGTTCTCCAGTTCAGCAGTTCTTCATCTTGCAGCCGAACCCCTCCGATAGCACCATCTAGACTATTTTTAGACGCATCTGAAGGTAACCCCCTCTGTTTGCTTTCTAAAGAATCGTAATCATCTGGGTCGGTTTCTAATATAAGGTTCCAATTACGCTTTACGTGGGGAAGATCTATCCGAATAGAGACTCTCTCGTCAGATGTAAAATAACCATGATGGCTGTATTCAGCGCGGTATCTCAATTTTAAATAACTTCTATTTACCAAGGCTTCTTCGTCATCATCCTTCGCCAACCCTTGATCTAAAAAAGTACTAAAATCATGAACTGTTTCGGAAAAATAGTCCTCTGTTGCTTCTATCCATGAAGTGTCATCAGGATACGAAGAATCCGTCGATAGTACTGGCTCTGACTCGCCAGCCTGAGTCATTGCAACTTCGATCTCTTCTGAAGTCTGACCGTAAACCGTAGAGACTACTGTCAGGTGCATACAAATAATCAAAAAGCAGAAGCGAGAACTCATCTGCCTTCTCGCTTTCGAGGGATATAGATTTACTTTGTCTTCATTTCTACGCTCTAAATTTTTCAAATATTCCCTTTTCTTTTTTGTTATTCTTTTTCTTATTATAGATTAAATACATACAAAGCTATTGTTTACAATCCATTTACACTTTACTCTTTTACATAGCGCAGTGGTCCACCACTTTTTTCAACTATATCAGTCTCAAAAGTTATTGGCTTTGAATCGGTAATTCATCTAAATTTTAGACTATAATCAACCTGTAATTTAAATAAAAATCTGAATGTATGTTAACTAAAACACTAACTCTCTGTACTATCACAATGGCTTTACTATTCTCTGTCAGCATTCAAGCGATGGCAGGGGCTAGTGGCGAATTTATAGTGGGTTTAGGGCCAATAGAACTTGGTGATGTCGTAATGAAATCTAACTGTGATGACGAAGTCTGCAACTATGAAACTCATATAAAAGGGTCGTTCATGTTTATAGGTGCGGATATTAAAGAAATAGGAACATACAAACAGGTTGATCGGCAGGTTATACCCGTTGCTACTCAATATGCTGAAAAAATAGGTTCTAAGAAAAAAGCCTTTACCTACGATTTCCTAACGAGAAAAATTGAAGACAAAAAGAACAAACGAGAAATTGATATTCCGGAAAATGTCTATCCATTTATGCCACTCATAAACCAAGTCATTCTCGACTTACGCGCTGGTGGTCCAAGAAAATACTATGAGTTTTTGTCTAAGCATAAAATCAAGCGCGCGAATATTACGGCTTACACAAAAACATTGACAATTAATGGCACTCTCCATCATTTTTTGGGCAAAGAGAAAGACGACACCCTTGAATTTTTCTTTCTGGAAGAGAATGGCAATATAGGATTAGAGAAAATTGCTTTTGGCAGTTTCCATATGTCACGAAAACAATAGCCACTACACAATTAGAGCAGAGTCATATAATTTCATATTTCTTTACAAAACCGTAAGTTATTGTGAATTACTGCCCGTTTTATTATCTAACAGTGCTAAACTTGATTTGCCTATGTGCAAAATCAATTTTGGGGATACGATCAAATGATCAACTTAGCTGTAATTGGAACCAACTGGATATCAGAAAAATTCGTCGAAGCTGCTAAAGACAGCAATCAATTTACACTATCCGCTGTTTATTCTCGGCAGATAGAAAGCGCCGACGGTTTCGCAAAAGAACATCAAGCCCCAGACTGCAATTTTTACAATAACTTAGAAGAACTAGGTGCGGACAAACGCGTTGATGCAGTCTATATCGCCTCACCAAATAGTTTACATTGTGAACAAGCCATTCTTATGATGGAACATGGCAAACATGTTATTTGTGAAAAGCCCCTTGCCTCCAATATCGACGAAGTTACTCGAATGTACAGCGTTGCTGAAAAATACAACGTCGTTCTCTTTGAAGCGTTTAAAACCGAATTTTTACCCAATTTTGAAGAACTGAAAATGAGTCTCGCTTCAATAGGTAAGGTAAGGAGCGTACATCTGAGCTACTGCCAATATTCGTCGCGGTATCAGAAGTACCTAAACGGAGAGAACCCGAATACTTTTAACCCTTTATATTCCAACGGTTCCATTATGGATATCGGTTTTTACAGCGTATCAACCGCCGTGTCCTTATTCGGCAAACCAGATAAAATCCAGGCTAGTGCAAAGCTCCTAGACTCTGGTGTTGATGCTCATGGAACGGTTATTCTTGAATACCCTAATTTCATCGTATCGGTTCAACACTCAAAAGTATCTGATGGCAATATCGCGAGTGAGATACAAGGCGAAGATGGCGTTATCTTAATTCAAGACTTCTCGGAATGCACTGGATTCACAATCCATAAGCGAGAGGTAAGCCCGCAAACCATTCACGTCGAACAAGAAGATAATTCCATGATCTACGAAGCAATCGCCTTCGCAGAACAGGTACGAGATGGAGCGATGAACTACGCCTATGTTCAACGATCGCTAGAGGTTTCAGAAGTTATCACCGAGATTCGTAAACAGACAGGCGTTATCTTTCCAGCGGATAAATAAGTTCATAAGTGATGTAACAACGTTATGGCAATGATTAATAAGCATATCCTCATTTTTGGGGGTTTAGGTAACCCAGAGCACTCGGTGATAAAACTCTATCGCGAACTTCTGATAGAGCTTTATTCACATTACTCATTGATCGCTATAGACCCAATTAAAAATCATAATAAAGCACGTGAAGAACTTTATAGCCAAACGAATATCAATTACCACCACAGTTACCCTAATCTAAATAACTATCTAGATAATCAGGGAAAACACGAGATTTCAGCCGTTTTTATCTTAACGCCTGTGATTTATCATCTAGACATCTTAAATCAGATCCAACCTTTCATCCCAAATAACGACTGCTTAGTCATCATCGAAAAACCCTCTTTTTCAATCGACGAAATAGATGAAGGTTTTAACCAAACCGTACAAAAAATGAAAGAACAAGATAACCGCTTCTATTTCATTGATACTGCGATGGTCACTCCTCCTCTGATGGACTTTTCGACCAATATAGAGATTCCACATGAAGAACTGCCTAAAAAAATTATCGCTTTAGGTGTGGATAATCCTCTGAATCCTCACCCGCTCATCTCTGAATTCAGTTTTTGCAATAAGATTGCCTCATATAACCAAAGACAACTGCTCAATCTAGCGACGAGTGGAGGCGCTGGGTTTGGGCTTGATATGGGCATACATGCTATCGCTGGTTTTATGACACTTATTGAAAAATTACCGATTACCGTTACAAATATTACAATAGACAACGTTTTTCTTGAGGCGCTTACCTACCCCGATTTAAAAAGAGATAACAATGCCGAAACTTATATGCTTTGCTCCGGTAATGTAACTTCTGCTAGCAATGACATCGCATTTATAATTGAGGGCGGAAAAGGTACTGATACTTGGGATCGACGACTAGAGCTCTATTACGAAAACTGCGTTATCGTGCTTGGTTTTGGCACACTAAAATATTCCCCCTATTTTTGCTCAATTTCCGATACAAAGGTTATTAGAAGGGAGTACAAAGTTGCACAATCCGGTTATGTTCAACACTTCATTGATATCCGGAACTTACTTGGCATTAGTAACGAAGCGGCATTAATAAGCTCAGATCTCAGCGAAAAAATCATGCGCAATTCAATGGTACTTCTTAGAGATATCTACCAGCTTACATCTAACCCAATAACACAAGATAAAAATATCACCCTCGTTGAAACTCATAAAAATCAATTATTAAATAGCCATGAAACAAAGATTAGAACTCGACTTAATAAGATGTTAGAAGACTCATTATTAAATCACTAAATCAACATATTCTTTGTCATACCAACCACTTTGGTTTTCATTAATTCTTCAGGATGATCAATCTCAAAAATGAAACTGATATTTAGTATCTGATACCAAGTTTATACAACTGAGCACTTTCTAGATAGAATTCCTCATTCAATTTAATATTACATTTTGTAAGAAATCACTCTCGTTATTTATGTTGAAAACTAAGCAGCAATCTATCTTCTTTAGGGCTTTGATGGCGTAAGCATCACTAAAGAAGGACAAAAGTGTGTAGAAACTAAAACTGATCAGTAGCCAGCATAACTAAAGTACAGCCTTCAATTACTTCAATATTCGCTTTCGCAGCCTGAACCATCAAATTTTGATTCTCGGTACCTGGATTGAAAATAATTCGCTTT
The DNA window shown above is from Vibrio algarum and carries:
- a CDS encoding RpiB/LacA/LacB family sugar-phosphate isomerase, whose translation is MNIAIGCDDAAVELKNTLAKHLESLGYEYTDYSQPAEDESNLYADVAARVAYSVAEHKHERGIIICGTGIGVSIMANKVPGIRAALCHDVFSAIRARKSNGAQIITMGARVIGSELAKTILENWLQADQIDPSSLPKVQRINEIEDSILSKSE
- a CDS encoding dihydroxyacetone kinase subunit DhaK, whose product is MRVPKKLLNDPQNVAVEQFEGFIAATNKDLQQVGSLTAAVRKNFNSSKVAVVTGGGAGHEPMYGGYVGQGLADAVATGDVFAAPTPDVIYETTMALEPSNGVLFVYGNYAGDNMNFDIAAELLEDEDIPSHTIRINDDVISASDENRVERRGIAGALFVLKAAGAASELHDNFDDVVKATEKALQHTASVGVALGPCAIPRNNTFNFEIADDEIEIGMGLHGEPGVGKTKISNADETVYELMDRLNEELELQSGNEVCVLVNNLGASTQMELLIANRAVNQYLAEKNITVHDCLVGGYCTSLEMSGYSISLFKLDAELKKLYDTPCNSFALRK
- the dhaL gene encoding dihydroxyacetone kinase subunit DhaL, with product MNNRDTTRMMAFVSKGMVASEPMLTKCDQIIGDGDHGLGIERGFQNVEIYLDDNFTAKDVGDVLGKIGMKLMSTMGGASGAIFGTLFRSGGKAIAGEIELTTPVFARFLEAGLEGVFKRGGASEGDKTMIDALAPAMRRAKELGDMDFHQAIPLIFESAEQGVEQTKDMIATTGKAKTLGERSLGHPDPGAISMSLIFKFMAEYSQLEVAA
- a CDS encoding triose-phosphate isomerase — protein: MKKIWLGSSWKMNKTATEVAEFNQQIQNALSEVPQSLQTFLIPPFPYVQSVAESVTQHGTRVGVQNICWAEAGAFTGEISASMAKDIGASIVEIGHSERRAMFNETDHSVNKKVLASLNLGLTPLICVGDTFDEKQWDVSRESIVRQVKIALFDVSIDQIENVIIAYEPVWAIGENGIPASAIEAEEGLSAIKHALVTKYGAELANKIVLLYGGSVHPDNAQELIQQPSIDGLFVGRSAWEASGFAKLISLVKPYCESKEEQ
- a CDS encoding sugar phosphate isomerase/epimerase family protein, translating into MNTHFSVSTVAYSGHPIELALDSLARIGVKNIELALIQGAIYGLTEDDVSIENANEIKQLLDQRNMQCTSLAAHCHMTIANCDEQLYKRVQLTHLLDCPRLILYAPRDGSLFEFQQHAKRAISFAESVNVKILIENVGDTKPYMLNDSNDFIPVLQQFDSSALGINFDPGNLASHRPNHDLLNETLRSVDHVEHIHIKDLVLNKDSYEFCSIGKGICHYTEFFSLTCDKALPFYSLELPFALIRNTDGSTYLKPKDELLTIAEIESRLIESIFACKSEPVPFANIG
- a CDS encoding methyl-accepting chemotaxis protein, encoding MSVKFKIVSAFALLISTIVLVITLYSDHNFKQSSTHKALSSLELEAKLVSSSVQNKMLSYYQGLRLISETLAIDETGMPITAQLANQLIKVEKNLGMFGAAYATDDGITYKPEGIIPNFNAKRLQREWFVRSMANQKNVATLPYVNNLGELVMSLSVPVKRLGKIVGVLNANISVDEISRSIKNESQNNQVYLSRADGYVLASGDPTQVGINLFEIHPSFQQYITDNSSSHTYMKNNIEHYVVSANAPELGWHVWSWETWQAINADAENNLLKSTYLAVVLTIFALLATYFLVVKLMYVPIGGEPSEIEEMVKQIANGNLAIDLNESIELSGIHASLQSMTKRLIGSVDDINKATHELINTANRSMDSASGLTTSSNSQMLQIEQTSAAMHEMSLTVDEVANNAVQASVSADQANQFSQNGMDLVQDMNKDINHLLSGIEKVANVTSELETETQSIGGILDVIYGISEQTNLLALNAAIEAARAGEHGRGFAVVADEVRNLANRTKESTNTIQDMISRLQEKAQNSVQLMSVNVKDTEVTVARSQEAKDALIEIQNSVAVIKDMNNQIATAVEQQSHVANEINTSIVAVNDLARVNNKRSTDNKALADDLKNITSRINESVAFFQY
- a CDS encoding Gfo/Idh/MocA family protein, which codes for MINLAVIGTNWISEKFVEAAKDSNQFTLSAVYSRQIESADGFAKEHQAPDCNFYNNLEELGADKRVDAVYIASPNSLHCEQAILMMEHGKHVICEKPLASNIDEVTRMYSVAEKYNVVLFEAFKTEFLPNFEELKMSLASIGKVRSVHLSYCQYSSRYQKYLNGENPNTFNPLYSNGSIMDIGFYSVSTAVSLFGKPDKIQASAKLLDSGVDAHGTVILEYPNFIVSVQHSKVSDGNIASEIQGEDGVILIQDFSECTGFTIHKREVSPQTIHVEQEDNSMIYEAIAFAEQVRDGAMNYAYVQRSLEVSEVITEIRKQTGVIFPADK